In the genome of Chaetodon auriga isolate fChaAug3 chromosome 15, fChaAug3.hap1, whole genome shotgun sequence, one region contains:
- the pafah1b2 gene encoding platelet-activating factor acetylhydrolase IB subunit alpha2 — translation MSGDELNPAAVPHPVEDVQGDGRWMSQHTRFVQECKDAEPDVLFVGDSMVQLMQQFEVWRELFSPLHALNFGIGGDTTCNVLWRLQNGELENIRPKVVVLWVGTNNYEHTAEQVAGGILAIAQLLTSRLPKAKIVVLSLLPRGERPNPLREKNAAVNGFLRSWLPRLGQAQYLDVGREFVHTDGTIILQDMFDFLHLTSTGYRSVAKPLSDLLLQILEETPEERRASLV, via the exons ATGAGTGGTGACGAATTGAACCCAGCTGCAGTGCCTCATCCAGTAGAGGATGTGCAGGGGGATGGACGGTGGATGTCACAG cacaCAAGATTTGTGCAGGAGTGTAAGGATGCGGAACCAGATGTGCTTTTTGTGGGGGATTCTATGGTACAACTAATGCAGCAGTTTGAG GTCTGGAGGGAGttattctctcctcttcatgCACTCAACTTTGGCATTGGAGGGGACACCACCTGCAATGTGCTGTGGAGGCTGCAGAATGGAGAGCTGGAGAACATCCGTCCCAAG GTGGTGGTGTTGTGGGTAGGAACCAACAATTATGAACACACAGCGGAGCAAGTTGCAGGAGGAATTCTTGCCATCGCACAGCTGCTCACCTCCCGCCTCCCCAAAGCAAAGATAGTTGTACTG AGTTTGCTGCCTCGAGGCGAGCGTCCCAACCCACTGAGGGAGAAGAATGCTGCGGTTAATGGCTTCCTGCGCTCCTGGCTGCCGCGACTGGGCCAGGCTCAGTACCTGGATGTGGGCAGGGAGTTCGTCCACACCGATGGAACCATCATCCTGCAGGACatgtttgacttcctccacCTGACGTCGACGGGCTACCGCAGCGTAGCGAAGCCCCTCAGTGACCTGCTGCTTCAGATACTGGAGGAGACGCCAGAGGAGAGACGGGCATCACTGGTTTGA